The Malus domestica chromosome 17, GDT2T_hap1 genome contains the following window.
agttcCTGTGGTAATATGATAGTCGGAAGATAGCCCATGTGgttaaaaaattaggatttaagcctCTATGGTAAAGTCTATTAGGATTTAAgctcaaaattgaaaattccgTCAACTCTCCATTAATTATTAGTATGTGAGCCACACATATGAGGGTAAAACAAAACTCTCTGTTAATTGTTTGCACGTGAAGCTTACATATGAGGCTAACTTTATCTTTTTAGCCTCACATTGGGCTTCATGTGCTAACAATTAACGTAGAGTAagtaaaattttcaattttgggccTAAATCTCAATAAACTTCACCATAGGACTTGcatcctaatttttttaccatATGAGCAATTTTCCAACTACCCTATAACCACGGAAACTGTTAATCCAATTAAGCTATAATAAAAAGTGAAAGCTGTTGTgatctattttatctgacagagggactagggccggcggcagagagagagaggagagagatgtgtgtttgtagaattgtaggggaatgtgtgtgttgttatccctcctacattgtgcctttatttatagtagtaaagggagagaagatattccttctcctccaagtaatacaagttgtaataggaaaggataactagaatcaaatcttatctaggatttacacaatcatacttaaactaggaatgtttacaacactcccccttgagtgggtaaatactcaaggtagattcagcatcatgcagaagttgaggaagtcgactcgtcggcattgattccaaggaacaacgcttattctcaataaggtaagaacttgcataagtagtaagtctcactaaaaaaccctaaggctatggcaaaaacccaagtagggacaaaatccatagtctaaggaaaaatgcgtgagaaatgcaaagtcaaaagaaacgtctacaggacgtcatcagggatatgatcagcccaaggtgggtgcctcgttaaaacctagttaggtagcaaaaacccagtgggaaaaatgctcctaatcgtagggaaaaagagtacattaagatcaagcaagtatctagaagatactccccctgagtttgacataattccacagagaaatagcaaagttacaactcagaaagtttacgcataccaattccatgaacaagcttctgaaacgtcgccttcggtagtgatttggtgaagaggtcggccagattgtcttgtgatcggatttgcgtgacttcaatcttctgatgctcttgttgttgatgtgtaaagaagaacttcggcgcaatatgcttggtgttgtctcctttgatgtaacccttcttgagctgttcgatgcaagctgcgttgtcttcaaaaatcgtcgtcggggcattaacggcgggatgaagatcacaggagcttcgaatatggcccactactgctctcaaccaaaagcattcccgagttgcttcatgtaaggcgagaatttcagcatggttagacgaagtggcaactaaggtctgtttagttgacctccaagatattgcggtgcctccaacggtaaagacataacccgtttgagaacgcgccttgtgcggatcagataagtatccagcgtcggcataaccaacaaggcgagaatcaacccgatgagcatagggtgcggcatcactcgaggattcgtagggataaaataagcccaaatccgtagtacccttaaggtaacggaagatgtctttcacgccagtccaatgtctgcgtgttggtgcattgctgtatcttgccaaaagattaacagcgaaggagatgtcgggtctagtgcattgagctaagtacaataaagcacctatcgcacttagataaggaacttcaggctccaaaatctcttcatcatcctccttcggacggaagggatctcgctttgcatctagcgtacgaacgaccataggagtactcgaaggcttcgctttatcctcattaaaacggcgcaacaccttctgggtgtagttcgattgatgtactaggattccatccgaacaatgctctatctcgagaccgagacaggatcgagtcttacctagatctttcatctcaaattccgacttcaggtgcgaagcagttctcgcgagctcttcaggagttccgatgagattcatgtcatcgacatatactgcaacaatcgcaaatccggaatgtgacttcttaatgaacacacaagggcatagttcgttattcacatatccctgactagtcaaatactcacttaaacggttataccacattcttccgaattgtttcaaaccgtatagtgaacgcctcagccgaattgagagcgtgttccggggtttggaaatatttgaaccagtcaatgtaagtccttcgggaactttcatataaatttccgtatcaagatccccatatagatacgcggttactacgtccatcagctgcatatccagtttttcggaaactaccaaactgataaggtatcgaaaagtaatcacatccataatgggtgagtaagtttcgtcatagtcaatctcggggcgttgtgagaaaccttgtgctacaagacgagctttgtaacgcacaatttcgttcttctcattacacttccgaacgaaaacccacttgtagccaacgggcttcacatgtggaggagtaggaactacaggtccaaacaccttacgtttcgcaagtgaatcaagttcgacttggattgcttgtttccagtttgaccaatcagctctacgtcgacattcatcaacggaacgcggttcaatgtcatcgctcaacatgatctcagtagctactgcaaatgctaatgcatcgtcgacaatcatctcatttctacgccacacatcatctaagctagcataatagatcgaaatctcacgattctcgggaggaggattcgtctcttcaaggacgcttccataatctagaatttcctcatgagttgggtaaaatgagtaagcaatagtcggattcacggtaggctcttcaggaccttgtgccgtggttttcctcttccgggggtgtgaatcctttgaaccaaggggtctaccacgcttttgtgtaggggcagatgattggctagccgctaatgtacgtggatcaccagaattggcgtcccgggcttccaggatggtagtccgtcgtacatttggtacatccatctttgcaggcgtattcgcagctggaatatgtgatcttgtcacgcgcgctagatcggtgaaagcatctggcatgctttgagctatgctctggagatctaatatgcgctgcacttcagcttcagactgagcggtgcggggatctaaatgagacaaagtgggagtcgtccacgataattcgcgtcgttcattaggaacgttgacgttcttatctccccctaacgacgggaagactgtctcatagaagtgacaatccgcgaaacgagcggtaaacagatcgcctgtcaaaggttctaagtaacgaataatcgaaggagaatcatatccgacatagattcccatccttcgctgaggccccatttttgtacgtaagggcggcgagatcggcacatagaccgcacaaccaaaaatgcgcagatgcgatatgtcgggttcgcatccggtgaccaactgaagggcactaaatggttgtgtcgcaacaggcctcaggcggaccaactttgctgcgtgcaatattgcatggccccaagcagcgatcgggagcttggtacgtatgaccaacgatcgagcaatcatttgtaaacgcttaatgaaagcctctgccaggccgttctgggtgtgaacatggggtacaggatgttcaacttcaaccccaaccgacatgcaatagtcatcaaaagttttagatgtgaattctccagcattatccaatcgaatagatttaatcggataatcagggtggtgagccctgagcttgataacctgagccaacagtttggagaatgcagcgttccttgtggacaacaagcacacgtgtgaccaacgtgtagaagcgtcaaccaaaaccataaaatatctaaatggtccgcagggaggttgaatcggtccacaaatgtccccctgaatccgttgtagaaaaatgggaggattcgaacgaatcttgtcataagaaggcttagtaataagctttcccatagaaaatgtttgacatgcaatttcatggatcgaacctaagcttcgggttagtggatgcccgtatgaagttttgaggatacggcgcatcgctattcgtccaggatgtcccaaacgatcatgccaaagtgtaatttcgtgcgcggtccctgtggtagggccggccacatagtggcattctatggggcgtatagtcgtagtatacagaccactcgggttacgttccatcttctctagaatacgcttctggccatattcgtaggaagttacgcacagaaattcaactccgttttctacgtgggtttcagcgtggtaattgttatctctaatgtccttgaaacttagtaacgttcttccggaacgtggagaatagagtgcctcagcaatggtcaagattgtaccattggacaacattatacgtgccttaccgtatccttcgatcaggttggatgggcctgagagggttgtcagaggtgcattcgtaggtacgaagttagtgaaatagatgcgttcacgcaaaacagtatgcgtggttgcactatctgccagacaactaactttcccactagtcatacctagaatgaaaaattaatttgaatcggtcacatgcataaaagtttataaaaacaagtatcaattcaaactaatttcattttttcaaggattaaaaacttaatatccaaaataaatcgccaactaataatccaaaacataaaggaaaattgttcaaaatcaaccaaaaaacaaggtggggttcggccacaaggtggaattcggccccaattgtcttattttaactgaaaaataagtctatgtctaagattctaatcttccataggagtggtatcctcctgaaaatcagaaacctccatctttgtagtctccggttcgtccacttgcaggaagtttgattcaaacttcgtacgacgagaatgatatgcatccacaaccttcttgggagcacggcaaatacgggaccaatggtccttggaaccacaacgatagcacatatcgtcattcattgtggcaggtgctttgcccttattcttgaagttcggggccttgggagcgaggtttgggcgtttctgggctttgtttcctcccttggatgggccttggctctgttgaccttggtgggatggcttctggccgcccttaccacgcctcttttggcgttttgggtgctgattagtgctataatgtgcttcaggcacagcagtagccccagtaggtcgagcttgatgattcttcatcaacagctggttctgcttttcagcaagaagtaaaacaaagatcaaatccgagaacttagtgaacttatgAGCTCTATATtattgctgcaggacaatattagaagcagagaaggtcgagtaggtcttctccaggagatcctcttcagtcaaagtttcattgcaaaacttgagaagtgatcggattcgacaaacttcagaattatattcattcacagacttaaagtcttggaagcgcaagtgctgccagtcgtgtcttgcttcaggcaagaatatgtccttttggtgatcgaaacgatcagccaaagcgacccataatgcacgtggatcctcctcagcaaggtactcagtttgtagagcgtcatggatatgtcttcggatgaagatcatagc
Protein-coding sequences here:
- the LOC139193863 gene encoding uncharacterized protein, which codes for MSNLNKLDFTALEVSGRNYLKWVQDVKLHLTAKNLRPAIEEATDKPVGEAEKATAMIFIRRHIHDALQTEYLAEEDPRALWVALADRFDHQKDIFLPEARHDWQHLRFQDFKSVNEYNSEVCRIRSLLKFCNETLTEEDLLEKTYSTFSASNIVLQQ